Part of the Zea mays cultivar B73 chromosome 4, Zm-B73-REFERENCE-NAM-5.0, whole genome shotgun sequence genome is shown below.
tccccttgcaaaaaagtgcgacaaaagcctccaagcaagtattaacactcccttcgaggctcaggggctactgtcggggaccataattaggggtacccccaagactcctaatctcagctggtaacccccatcagcacaaagctacaaatacctgatgggtgcgattaaggtcaaggctcggtccactcaagggacacgatctcgcctcacccgagcccagcctcgggcaagggcagccggccccggaggattcacgtctcgcccgaggaccccctcaagcaacggacacaccttcggctcgcccgaggcccaatcttcgccaagaagcaaccttggccagatcgccacgccaaccgaccgaatcgcaggagcatttaatgcaagggtggcctgacaccttatcctgacgtgcgcccttcagtcgacagagccgaagtgaccgcaatcacttcgccgctccactgaccggcctgacaagaagacagcgccgcctgcgtcgctccgactgctgtgccacttgacagagtgaggctgacagcagccaagtccggcctcgggcgccataggaaactccgcctcgcccgaccccagggctcggactcgggctcggccccggaagacgacgaactccgcctcgcccgaccctagggctcggactcgggctcggtcctggaagacgacgaactccgcctcgcccgaccccagggctcggactcgggctcgaccccggaagacgacgaactccgcctcgcccgaccccagggctcggactcgggctcagccccggaagacgacgaactccgcctcgcccgaccccagggctcggactcgggctcagccccggaagacgacgaactccgcctcgcccgaccctagggcttggactcgggctcggccccggaagacgacgaactctgcctcgcccgacccggggctcggactcgacctcgacctcagaagacagactcgacctcgaaggagcctccacctcgcccgacctagggctcgaaccgaccacgtcacaagaggggccatcattaccctacccctagctagctcaggctacggggaacaagaccggcatcccatctggctcgccccggtaaacaaataatgatggcgccccgcgtgctccgtgacgacgacggctctcagccccttacggaagcaaggagacgtcagcaaggactcgacagccccgacagttgtccttcctcaagactccagcgctcctccaacggccacgacatcacatgaacagggtgccaagacctctccggctgccacgacggcatgtacttagagcgctagctcctctctgctagacacgttagcacactgctacacccccattgtacacctgggccctctccttacgcctataaaaggaaggaccagggctctcttacgagaaggttggctgcgcgggaggacgggacggcgcgtgcaggcctctcgccccctcccacgcggacgcttgtaaccccctactgcaagcgcacccgacctgggcgcgggacaaacacgaaggccgcgggttcccctttacgcctgtctccctgttTCCCCCCTccatgctccgtctcgcgccgacccatctgggctggggcacgcaacgacaatttactcgtcggtccagggaccccccggggtcgaaacgctgacatATATGATGACCTAAAGTGTGTCATTCGGACAACACTTGACCATTAAGTAATAATgtctcaagcttgagcacattagcctccacactactgaatttaccaaatgtgattacaatgatgattgtttgtcttggtattcaGAATGATATCCATAAAGGATATGATGAATCTGTGATAGATTCGAAAATTTCAGATCATCTATGACCATCAGTAATGAATTATCATTTCCAACTGGTTATGGTTGGAGTCAAGAAGTTTTGCATGCTCCTGACTTGTGATTAACTGCACGTACTGCATGTACAAGTTCCCCTATGGTTTTTAGTACGTGGGAATCCATGAAATATTTCCCATGCGTACATTGGGTAtgttcccaatctcaccaccgcagcgtacatgtatgggcacacagaaaactggggatctatgtgagaatttattctccgtcgatcattaagttttaGAATCTCTTCTTGAGAATCTATTTACGGCCCGTACGCTAGCTTGAATCATGAGTTTTTCCAGGCATTATGGGAGATTTCAAGTACCAAAAAGAATGTCaggaaattataatgaatgcaataccaaaaagaatgccaggaaattataatgaatgcaataagcattcaggctcaggatcacgtactaaaactgaacctttggtttcgaatgatttgcaagaagttgcaaattgactgtcatgtgcatttactatgaggtgtcactaaaattaatcctatgtggaagtgccagaaagagtggttaaatggaacaccactcaactccctattgcaacgtagttgtaaataagagggggagaagtatggtcacaaatttggattaagatgcttgcaagcagctgaaggctagaccttctaagatagtaaatgcagaccatctattcgttggtaaccaacctagtgttggtggacacctaaaggatattgattatcctgtgaatggaagacattcacaatCTAGCTCAGTGCACActgatgaggctaggttatcgaaagcccttgattctcgttttgggatttcacgaggaatcataagggtacataaaaaatgactttatgtcaactagagaattgtgttatttaaaagctacaagtgtcgacacatacatctcagcaattgtatatgcgctccaagtgatccaaaagactatggccatagcatagcacgagtatgctcaaactggatctttgagtgatacaatgttgcagagatagccttgctcaccagaaagaagtgttaacttattttcacttcaaggtatcttactgtggatacaagtttgttttcatggacttggaaaCAATGAGGTGTTGAGAAAGCATGACTAGTAGCAACTGGGTTTATACGCAAACCcaagcattattttaatgctataaTTTCTCCTCTACTGTGAGTAGTAAAATTCCGATAGAATACAAAAGGCAGTAAATCATATATCTGTGCAgttgatagatgtagtgacaacatatGCATATGTGGTCACTAGATTATGGTATATGTGGAGTCTTGAAGGGTTCCAAATACATAATCACCAATCACAAATTTGCGATGCttggaaagtctttgtgacttagagcatccAGGTCAAATATGGTACATTTGACCTAGTGAATCCTTCCGAAGGGATACACGAAGAGTGGTATGTTTAGTGTAAATATGTGCAGCATATTTAtaaacatacattacttatcgacGGAGTTCAAGATAGAGGATATGAATTGTAAGAGATTTTCAATTCAAAATAAACTATCTTGAGTATCTTAGATACGAAGTTGTCTATATCCaacatatattgaagaaattcaatatgagagaatcattgttatttgattctttccgatcatgagatgtgctattgtatCTTGGAAGAGCATCCGATCGGATATTGCTTTGCAAAGATTTGCTAGCTAACAACACATGAGATCAAGTTATGATCTCCAGGTGTACTCATGCTTTCCTTATGTTTGGATATATtgatcttggatatctatagaagatccccaggtacaagatcaatgacatacttctGGTAAGTTGGACCTCCTGTTTGATAAATATCGATCAATAGAGAATAATGGTCACTTACACTAATCATTCTGTAGCACACTTCGTGGGATTGTACAtaatgatatactacatactgagggtatgtggtggtcatgattttatatcattgaccttattatctatggagataatattactttatgttgtttagaTGAAAAACAAGTTACGAACTAAGTCTCTACCTTACTACACATTTTAAATGTGTTTGAACAGGTATGAGATGTCTTAGTGATTTGCAAAGATCAGGGGGAGTTTTCCTCTTGATCTGAAGAACTTGTTTCTGcatcatgttgtactcttttctttgcatgagttttccccctgtttgggtttctcattcaaagtttttaacgagacaACATCAACACAAGGCCTATGTCATATCATCTATTTTTCCCGTGGAGGTTTTCAAGGATGATACACTATGACATAGTtattgttgtatttgaactagAATATGAGTTTATATCCCTTGAGTTCAAATGGATCAACAATAGAGTATGACtactctccttatttttcccatTGGGTTTTTAAGGAGACTCGGCTCATATGTTGATTTCTCGGATTTTCTGACTAGATTATCTTGGAAAAATATTAGTCTGAGttatatgtctcatcatttattttccccaCTGGGGTTTTTGAGATGATGACTATAGACATATTATTGTTATTTGGGCTAGAGATCCATAGGAGAACAATAGCATACCATGGTTCAATTGAACCACCGACAATTAtccgccccgtttggatcattggaattgaattccattctaataatagtaatttaggcatatatcaattaagctaattcaattttatgtaaaatatatttatatactacTATTAGCAAGAtgtggagatatttatgtgctacatttttactatagaggagtgagacaAAAAGTGTTATATAAATTAcacagtagaaacaaattctactaatgcacaaaatcatttcccaccctccaccccatgaatttgagataggcttatatcttaactttggaaagtgctggaatctcaaattccaaactaaataagttactttattgagtgaattccaattcctctaaaatgaagggatccaaacgccccgtaaggataattgagcttgtgttgttcagatggaaacaggaaaatgaaaatataaacatcttgcaaacaaagtcttgtgataatcttgctgatTTATTCACAAATCTCTACCATACTCCACGTTTCAGCAATGTGTTGAGTGGATTAGTATGAGAAGACTTTAATGCTTGCAAGGTTCAGGGGGAGTAATTCTCCATGATATTTGACCTGTTTTgtaccatcatattacactcttttctttgtatgagttttgccttgttaaggttttctcatccaaagtttttaacgagttAATATCAACTAAGTTATATGCTTCATCATTGTTTTTTCCCCACGGGGGTTTTTCCAAGGGACACACTCCTTGGGATACACCCCTTAACTTGTATATAAGTATAATGATATCTGGAATACAAACACAGAACTGTCATTCCTCTCTGTCTCAACTCTTTTTGCCACTAAAATTCTAACAGTCTCATGGAATACAGGACCAGTAGTTTAGATCGGATGGTTTAGTGCCAAGTCGGACAGTAATGTCTGTTAGACATCATCAAATAAATTGAATAAATCTGAATTGGGATTTTAGCCAGCACACCACGATCTCTAATGTACATATATATTCATCATTCATTGTCCAACTTGAGATTAAATACAACAGTATCCGGGATCCGGCTAGGGTCACAACTCACAAAACTACGTGGTACATTTGTTTACACCATTTCTGAAAGGCTGGCGAGGTTCCTGACTTTTCAGGAAACAAAATGGGTATAATCACGGGGATCATTGACAGAGGGAAATGCTGCATCTTCCTGGAGGTCAAATGACGATTATAATCATCTTGTGTGCAGAATTTCATGGTCATGGAACTCTACCACCTTCTATAAACTTGTTTGGAAGCAACCTAGTTTTTAATAATCTAGTTTCTATCTCCAATTTCTAGAAACTGATTTATAAAAAAACAAACTGGTTAATGGTGTTTGGAACAACATTAATTTTCATAAAGTGCCTTTAACTAAGTGAGAATAGTTTCTTGATTTTAAGAAATTGAGACTCTAGTTTATATAAATTGGAGCATAAACTAGTATGTTTAGAACCAACTCAGTTTTTATAAAACCCTAATGTGTGTGTGTGTCCCCTATTAATTGCAGTGCAATATCACACTGCAATATAACCAGGTGTGATTATGTGTTATCGCATTTAATGAATATAAAAGTCCCATTGAGAAATGAGAATGGCCTTATAAGCACTGACGAAAGAAGAACCCACCGTATAGATATTTTATTCGCGGAGCAAAAGTCATCACAGGAGGCGATCCCCCGCGCGCGGGGCCGTCTGGACCGCAGCGGCAAGCAGCAGGGCGGGGTGGAGAAGACCTAAGCGAAGGAAGTCTGTAACCTGCACATGTCATCCTCTTTTCCCACCGGGTGACGGAAGCTGGATGGCTAATTGGAAGCTACACTGATTAAAATCTGGGACagctaaaaaataaaaaaatcggGGAAAAATCTAGAATCGGTGTTGCCCTCGTACAAAACAAGTGATATGTGCAATTTCTTATCTAGTAAATACATATATGCATCCATTAAAGCTACAGCCATCTACTAAGAGACTGTTTGGATCTCATGTGCTTAATTTTAACAGAGTACTAAAGTTTAGCACATCTTGAAGAGCTCAACTGCTATtgagtgctaaagtttagcacttCAGTTTTTAGCACCTTTTAGCACTCATATTTTGGATCTCCAAGTGATAAAGTTTAAGTGTATTGCTAAAGTTTAGCACTATTGATCCAAACAGACCCTAATTCAAGGTATAATGACTCTTATGATGCTACATCGGATAGCATAATTCAAAGCGCTCCAAGTTTATTAACTCATATTGTCATACATGTATGTAATAATACTCCAAGCACAAGAAAGAACTGAACTACAATATCAGCTCAACGATAGAACGGACATAATCAAAACCGCAGAATTTGATTGTTATAGATCCTTTGAAATACAAACCTTCCTTTCACGCTGTTCGGCTGCCAGGTTTTACAGCACCGCTTCTACTGCTGCTGTGACATCAAGCTCTCACCAAATACTGTACCAACAGCCAACACCATGACCAGCAACCGAACGGCTTGAAATCCTGTACTAAAACTGTAGCTCGTAACTCAAGGTGGTTCACCTAAGCCTGTGACGCAAACAACATAGACAAGATGAGAAAGCAACCAATTTAGCTTGCATAATGCTATACTTGAGAATTTATAAAATAATTGTTTGGTTCCAGTAATTTACAAGGAGCGACCACATATAGTACTACTCAGAATTTGGAATAAGAAATGTTGGAACAAGCCTCACAGCCTCAACAAGAAAGAACCTTTTGAGGAAAAAATAAACTAAACTTCTGAGCATGAGTGGCAAACTTGTTGCTACGGTTCGGTAGACCTTGTTTGAATAGGATAGTTGTTCAAATACGTTTCAAATCTTTAAAATAATACTAACCATAAAAATAAATCGACATATTTTTAGTTGCAATCATTTAAATACTACTGAAAATGTAAAAGGTAAAGAACTCGCTATTGTTCGTATGTAAAAATTACTAACAAATTTTACATTATCACTGTTTCAAAGGTGAGAAATTATATCACACCAACCATGTTATCATCTGAAACGTGAATCTCAGAAAGAGAGAACAATGTTATACCCTTACTCATCGACTATAGCATATTTCTAATATCCATCAACACCATCCATTCAATCTCATGTGAATCCCTATGGGTTTGTTGGAAGTCATCGGGCATGGCTTCTAAGTGTTTGTCCAAGAGTCCACATACATCGGTAGGTTCACAAAAAACCAAAAGCAATCATACATTAACCACGTCATTCACCAACATTACACTCAAATATTAAGCCAAACTGTAGCAGTAGTATTAACACTTACAGATTATAAGATTAAGAACCAAAAGACCACAAGAATGACAAACAATATATGCAGCAATAAAATAGTTGATTAAGCTAATTAGAAATAAACGGAGTAAAAGCCAAGTGTTTCATCTGTTACAAAAAAAAAGCAGGCAGCATTTACAAGGCTAGAAAGCCTAATAAAAATCGACAAATTACTAGTTTACTACATTGAATATATAGAATACCATATGATGAAATGTGTGTGGTAAAATTACTCCCTTTCATTCAAACTGAAGTCCAGAAACAAACAGGGAAGAAAGTAAACATAACTCATAGGAAATAATAGTATAGTATTGACACCTGCTAAGTTTGATACAAAAGTAGAATCTATTGCAATCAATCTTCTTGTAAAGATTTATTCTGAAATCAACAGGCTACTCAAAGACGAGAGAACTTCCAAAACTTTCGCTGGAATTTTCAAAGAAATAATATGTTCACCGAAAaaatattgtaaaaatatttatTGGACGACAATAGTCCAAATggataaaatcaaaatcctcgttGACCAAAAACCATATCATGTTTTGATCATCCAATGAAATGATCACGACCTTCAAAAGAAATCACACATTGATCAAGGCATACTCCAATGTTACAGTATAACACTGTTGGGAACATTACTTAGTAATTACTTCACTGTAAACAATTACTTAAATATCATATCCATTTATTATACAAATGTAATATTCCCTTCCCAATGTAAGATCCCCTCCCAAACATTACTCTAGAGTAATCAGCCCAGTAGTATGGTTGAACCGATCAAGATGCATCTCCATTGATGATACCGGCCCATGGCTATCTGGACCATGAATCCCTTTTGTACTCCACATGCTCGCATAGTTCACATAATTATAAAACTGCAATCCATGCTTTGGAATCTACCCAAGTTTGGCAAATATAAACACTTGCAGCAATCAACTTTCTTGTACTGAAAGTTCAACACTATACCAACAGAAATTTAGTCATGCATCGAAGCAAACACAGAACATTCTGGTTTAATTCAACCAAACATCTGGAATTTCAACCAAACAGGTACAACAACAGAAAAAATTCCTGAAAACCTATAGATTCCTCTGGTTTAATTCAGAATCACCTTCTACCTCAGATAGTCAGATTTTTCAGATTCCTGACATCCATGTTATAAGTTGTCATGCTCTTATAGAATCTATACTTAACAGTAGTTTCAATCAAACCAAATATAGTTTTTATAATTATCAGCTCGCAGCACAGCTCATAGCTAGAATCAGATTTTCAGGAATCTACAgatgaaccaaacagaccctaagacCCCTAGCTCCAACCAAATTTCTTCttgacaaatggaattcttaatAAAAGAAAGAAAGCTAGTTTACAGAAAAAACACAAACATTCTCCAAATGTCCCTGGTATCTAAGAACCAACAGGTCAAACAGTAACAGGGAAGAGAAGGCGTTCAGCACTTACCGGTCAATTGTCCTCCTTAGCGACGGATTTGCCAATGGCGCCGTGTTGTGGCTCGGCCCGGGACGGGAGCGGGTTTGACCCCTTGACAAGCCACCCAAGCGCGAAGAAGGCGGCGCCGGCAAGGATGGCGGTGCCCCAGGCGTGGGAGTACCAGCGGCTGTACTGCCGCACGGCAAACCGCCACTGGTCCCGAAGAGTCGCCGCATCGGGGATCGCGGCATCTGGCGGGTTTGGGTATCCGGCACTGCCCGGGTGTGCGTTGCCGACGCCGGGCAAGCGGGGGCGAGCGACGCTGCCCTCCGCCGGCTGGGGCGGTGGGGACGTGGTGGGCTTCTCCTGGTGGTTTGCCATTCCGGCCTTATGGATCGACCACCCACAACCGCTCGACGAGGAGAGGAGACAGGAGAGGCGAGCAATATTATGTACTAGGACAAGCCTGAAACAAGCTTCGGCGTGGAGGCCTAACCTCCGCACGGGGATAGAAGGGCGGTGCACGGAGAATGTCCTACATTATAGGAGTAGAGATGGTATGATACACTTTAAAAAAGATACTTAATGGATGCTGCTAATTCAGAATATTAAATGTAAAATAATATTGTTCCTCTACACAAAACTTGTTCTCACAACCTGTAGCCCTACATGTTATAGTACTTATATATCATTACAAAATGGCACCATTCAATCACTCCTATGTTTCACTCCTAATGTTAAATATTGGCTTGTTCAAACAAGGCATGATTGCAAAATACTTACACATTGGCATGCATAGTCTTAATTTTTGCATAAATAAGCAGCCACTGCTAGTAATGAACTCCAGAGTAAAAGAATCCACCTTTGACAAATGGTGAATTGTGATCATACCAATACACTCCACTCGATAACATAGATGTGGGCATGTGGCTTTATTTAATTTGTTAAAACATATACGAGCACATATTGTTACATCTCTTTGGTTTGCAGCTTGTTAAGATCAGCTAAAATATTGGTTACAACCAA
Proteins encoded:
- the LOC100276323 gene encoding uncharacterized protein LOC100276323 produces the protein MANHQEKPTTSPPPQPAEGSVARPRLPGVGNAHPGSAGYPNPPDAAIPDAATLRDQWRFAVRQYSRWYSHAWGTAILAGAAFFALGWLVKGSNPLPSRAEPQHGAIGKSVAKEDN